One Edaphobacter flagellatus genomic region harbors:
- a CDS encoding CDP-alcohol phosphatidyltransferase family protein — translation MPFFRQVRATPNLLTLLRLFVVPFIVNEILDGNFPLAFALFLFAGITDALDGLLARALSQKTTLGQYLDPIADKLLLSTLFLALTHVSLIPRYVTVLVFSRDLGILLISTVLFATGTLRDFRPSLLGKLNTLVQILGVITVMFERVCISQSWRAAAWLAPVTPMLLRVIAVLAPVSAAQYAWIVLRRINTPTAV, via the coding sequence GTGCCATTTTTTCGCCAAGTTCGAGCCACACCCAATCTGCTGACGCTGCTGCGTCTGTTCGTTGTGCCGTTCATCGTCAACGAGATTCTCGATGGCAATTTCCCCCTGGCCTTCGCGCTTTTTCTATTCGCCGGTATTACGGATGCTCTCGACGGACTGCTGGCTCGCGCATTAAGTCAGAAAACGACGCTCGGTCAATATCTCGATCCCATTGCCGACAAGCTGTTGTTAAGCACACTCTTTCTCGCCCTTACGCATGTGTCGCTCATCCCGCGATATGTCACGGTGCTGGTCTTCAGCCGCGACCTGGGAATTCTGCTGATCTCGACCGTCCTGTTTGCAACGGGCACACTGCGAGACTTCCGGCCAAGCCTGCTGGGCAAGTTGAATACGCTGGTTCAGATTCTTGGTGTGATTACAGTCATGTTCGAACGGGTCTGCATCAGCCAGAGCTGGCGAGCGGCAGCCTGGCTGGCTCCGGTCACACCGATGCTGCTGCGTGTGATCGCAGTGCTCGCGCCTGTTTCTGCCGCTCAATATGCGTGGATTGTTCTGCGCAGGATCAATACGCCGACCGCCGTCTAG
- a CDS encoding TrbG/VirB9 family P-type conjugative transfer protein: protein MSRSPVIPILLGLAATVAHGQQSARIVKYHANDIVNVRAKMGYTTLIELPSTEKIMQVATGDKDYWIIDTVGNYCFLHPAKEGIHSNLNLITDHGSVYSFTLDDVETGDPDLKVVIEPSDPSSLATANGARQFVPAAELDTARAAAQLAQRQAATAVEAFRADYPTQALKFDYSYHNESPFDVSAIYHDDKFTYIKSSAAEKFSVYELKDGKPDLITFQLKNGTYILPTMVDKGYLEIGKHRLDFERKAK, encoded by the coding sequence ATGTCTCGTTCGCCTGTCATCCCGATCCTACTTGGCCTGGCCGCTACTGTTGCCCACGGCCAACAGTCCGCCCGCATCGTGAAGTACCACGCCAACGACATCGTCAATGTGCGCGCAAAGATGGGCTACACAACGCTGATCGAGCTGCCATCGACCGAGAAGATCATGCAGGTCGCTACCGGCGATAAGGACTACTGGATTATCGATACGGTCGGCAACTACTGCTTCCTGCATCCGGCCAAGGAGGGCATCCACTCCAACCTCAACCTCATTACCGACCACGGCAGCGTGTATTCCTTCACGCTTGATGACGTTGAGACCGGCGATCCTGACCTGAAGGTCGTAATTGAGCCATCCGACCCGTCTTCTCTCGCCACCGCGAACGGCGCGCGGCAGTTCGTTCCCGCCGCCGAACTAGACACCGCCCGTGCAGCCGCGCAACTTGCGCAAAGACAGGCCGCAACCGCCGTAGAAGCGTTCCGCGCCGACTATCCCACCCAGGCGCTGAAGTTCGACTACAGCTATCACAACGAATCACCATTCGATGTCTCGGCCATCTATCACGACGACAAGTTCACCTACATCAAGTCCTCGGCTGCAGAGAAGTTTTCTGTCTATGAGCTGAAGGATGGAAAGCCCGACCTCATCACCTTCCAGTTGAAGAACGGCACCTACATCCTGCCCACGATGGTCGATAAGGGCTATCTCGAAATCGGCAAGCACAGGCTCGACTTCGAGCGGAAAGCGAAGTAG
- a CDS encoding tyrosine-type recombinase/integrase, producing the protein MFRRTRYQQGTIDRVKRKQGPDCWIFRWRETDASGKRVRRKVVLGTIEKYPTESSALKAAESLRVTINEEQPRFPQQPVSVAALITHFKLHELGPIQEDDEGRAFSTRTVYSDFLRLYVEPKWGDSGLREVRAVAVEKWLRTLPLARGTKSKVRNIMSVLFNHAIRHEFLPQNSNPITMVRQSAKRIGVPDILDVAELVALFEELSHRERVMVLLDALTGLRRGELMALKWQDANFEELELSVTRSIYRKVVGRCKTLASEKPVPLDPWIAEELLTWKRGCPYNQPEDWIFASTRMKGKQPYSPDSILKRCIRPAATRAKIAKTIGWHTFRRTFSTLLKANGEDVKVVQELLRHASTKITLDVYAQAVTPDKRRAQTKVADMLRAGVGARKKSLLDPSGPSTISQEAVSD; encoded by the coding sequence ATGTTTCGACGGACACGATATCAACAAGGAACGATCGACCGCGTGAAGAGGAAGCAGGGCCCGGACTGCTGGATCTTCCGCTGGCGTGAGACGGATGCCAGTGGGAAGCGGGTTCGCCGCAAGGTGGTTCTCGGCACGATAGAGAAGTATCCCACCGAGTCGAGTGCTCTGAAGGCTGCCGAATCTTTACGCGTTACTATCAACGAAGAGCAGCCCCGATTCCCCCAGCAACCGGTCTCGGTGGCCGCTCTCATTACACACTTCAAGCTTCATGAACTGGGTCCCATACAGGAAGACGATGAAGGGCGGGCGTTCTCTACGCGCACGGTCTACAGCGACTTTCTTCGGTTGTATGTCGAACCGAAATGGGGCGACTCCGGGCTGCGTGAGGTGAGGGCAGTGGCTGTAGAGAAGTGGCTCCGCACGTTGCCGCTGGCCAGGGGAACGAAATCGAAGGTCCGCAACATTATGAGCGTTCTGTTCAACCATGCGATCCGGCACGAGTTCCTCCCACAGAACTCGAACCCTATCACGATGGTTCGGCAGAGTGCGAAGCGGATAGGCGTCCCAGACATCCTCGATGTCGCGGAACTCGTGGCCTTGTTTGAGGAGCTGTCGCACCGGGAACGGGTGATGGTCTTGCTTGACGCGCTTACCGGGCTGCGCCGCGGGGAACTGATGGCATTGAAGTGGCAGGACGCCAACTTCGAAGAACTGGAGCTTTCCGTCACGCGGTCGATCTATCGAAAGGTCGTGGGACGGTGCAAAACTCTGGCCTCGGAGAAGCCGGTTCCGCTTGACCCGTGGATCGCCGAGGAGCTGCTGACGTGGAAGCGGGGATGCCCCTATAACCAGCCGGAGGACTGGATCTTCGCCAGCACGCGAATGAAGGGGAAGCAACCCTACAGCCCGGATTCGATCCTGAAACGGTGCATCCGTCCTGCGGCGACGCGGGCGAAGATCGCCAAGACGATTGGCTGGCACACCTTCCGGCGCACCTTTTCAACCCTGCTGAAGGCCAATGGCGAGGACGTCAAGGTGGTGCAGGAGCTGTTGCGGCATGCGAGCACGAAGATCACGCTCGACGTGTACGCGCAGGCGGTGACGCCGGACAAGCGCCGGGCGCAGACGAAGGTGGCGGATATGCTGCGGGCAGGGGTTGGAGCCAGGAAGAAATCCTTATTGGACCCTTCTGGACCCTCGACCATTTCTCAGGAGGCTGTAAGTGATTGA
- a CDS encoding VirB3 family type IV secretion system protein, translated as MSRSAERRTNQVFKAMNRPLTVLGAERRLFFVALISGGAIFSLLHSLLGGIGLFIMGVIAARIATKHDVEILRVLFNSSKFRRRYDPMKDEETHIRIARRHAQG; from the coding sequence TTGTCTCGGTCAGCGGAACGTCGTACCAATCAAGTCTTCAAGGCCATGAACCGGCCGCTGACTGTCCTGGGAGCAGAGCGACGGTTGTTCTTCGTCGCTCTGATCTCGGGAGGAGCCATCTTCTCCCTCTTGCATTCACTGCTCGGTGGAATCGGCCTGTTCATCATGGGCGTGATTGCTGCCCGCATCGCTACGAAGCACGACGTGGAGATTCTGCGTGTGCTCTTCAACAGCAGCAAGTTCCGCCGCCGCTACGACCCCATGAAAGATGAGGAAACACACATACGCATCGCGAGGCGCCATGCACAAGGTTGA
- a CDS encoding DNA methyltransferase has translation MATTAIHSEQQTSFTNQIHHGDCIEILKQMPPNSVDFILTDPPYLVNYRDRTGRTIHNDVDDGWLKPAMSEAYRVLKQDRVAVMFYGWTKIDAFFAAWRSAGFQPVGHIVFRKSYSSKSRFLRYQHEQAFLLAKGKPPLPKQPLGDVMDMPYSGNKLHPTQKPIPALVSLIRSFSLRGETILDPFSGSGSTCAAAILVGRRYIGMEMDDTYFHLSTERLQRVHQRVAARRLSKLSGHSRHA, from the coding sequence ATGGCAACCACAGCGATACACAGCGAGCAGCAGACCAGCTTCACCAATCAAATTCACCACGGCGACTGCATCGAGATCCTGAAGCAGATGCCGCCAAACAGCGTCGACTTCATCTTGACCGATCCGCCTTATCTCGTGAACTACCGCGATCGCACAGGACGCACCATTCACAACGACGTCGACGACGGCTGGCTCAAGCCTGCGATGTCCGAAGCCTACCGTGTCCTCAAGCAGGACCGCGTGGCAGTGATGTTTTACGGCTGGACGAAGATCGATGCATTCTTCGCAGCGTGGCGCAGCGCAGGATTTCAGCCGGTCGGTCACATCGTATTTCGCAAGAGCTACAGTTCGAAGAGCCGGTTCCTCCGCTATCAGCACGAGCAGGCATTCCTGTTGGCCAAAGGCAAACCTCCGCTACCGAAACAGCCGCTCGGCGATGTGATGGATATGCCCTATAGCGGCAACAAGCTGCATCCTACGCAGAAGCCAATACCTGCACTGGTATCGCTCATTCGTAGTTTCTCCCTCCGGGGAGAGACCATACTTGATCCCTTCTCAGGAAGTGGGAGCACCTGCGCAGCTGCAATCCTCGTGGGCCGCAGATATATCGGCATGGAGATGGATGACACGTACTTTCATCTCTCCACCGAACGGCTGCAAAGAGTTCACCAGAGAGTCGCCGCCAGGCGGCTCTCGAAGCTTTCAGGGCATTCCCGCCATGCGTGA
- a CDS encoding TrbI/VirB10 family protein yields MADEKLAPEVQSHEDPPTAQVPNAQLRDKRKLPEGVVPKQAQGYVVAGLAVLILMAVMFSKNRPQPAEKTAPAASSTLSTDANQRKIQELEQDLSAQQRQAAAQRASASTPPTGTTPTMNSAQLGVPAPASPLPPPVAAQASEPPRDPIADAEKEMAFKARFASNLVGSHDGAARSSGVDAARSASLPPAPAPQNASTPSSTNNKRPLEVNVNSAHGQPFVVFEGTTIDTVLVNRLDGEFSGPVKVMVTNPVYSQDRQHMLVPEGTFILGDVQKVSSLGQKRLAVTFHRMLMPDGYSVDLDQFHGLDQAGATGIKDKVNNHYMEIFGASIALGVISGAAEASNANQGYNQSGSEAYKAGIASNLSQSGANVLDRFINIPPTITIREGHRIKVYITQDMLLPGYENHDMSEVF; encoded by the coding sequence ATGGCAGACGAGAAACTTGCTCCAGAAGTGCAATCTCACGAGGATCCGCCGACCGCGCAGGTCCCAAACGCGCAGTTGCGGGACAAGCGCAAGCTGCCTGAGGGCGTCGTTCCGAAGCAAGCGCAGGGCTATGTGGTCGCCGGGCTTGCGGTGCTGATCCTGATGGCCGTTATGTTCTCGAAGAACCGTCCACAGCCGGCAGAAAAGACTGCGCCGGCGGCCTCGTCCACTCTCTCCACAGACGCAAACCAGCGGAAGATTCAGGAACTTGAACAGGATCTGAGCGCCCAGCAACGACAGGCCGCCGCGCAACGCGCGAGCGCTTCCACACCGCCCACTGGTACCACACCGACGATGAATTCTGCGCAGCTTGGCGTTCCGGCTCCTGCTTCGCCGTTGCCTCCGCCTGTGGCTGCTCAGGCTTCTGAGCCACCACGAGACCCCATCGCGGATGCAGAAAAGGAGATGGCCTTCAAAGCGCGCTTCGCTTCGAACCTAGTTGGTTCGCATGACGGCGCCGCGCGCTCTTCAGGCGTTGATGCGGCTCGCTCTGCCAGCTTGCCGCCGGCTCCTGCTCCGCAGAATGCCTCCACACCTTCTTCCACAAACAACAAACGTCCACTCGAGGTAAACGTCAATTCTGCCCACGGTCAGCCTTTCGTCGTCTTCGAGGGCACGACCATCGACACGGTGCTGGTCAACCGGCTCGATGGGGAGTTCTCCGGTCCGGTGAAAGTGATGGTCACGAACCCCGTCTACAGTCAGGACCGCCAGCACATGCTCGTTCCCGAGGGCACTTTCATCCTCGGCGATGTTCAGAAGGTCTCAAGCCTCGGCCAGAAGCGTCTCGCCGTGACCTTCCATCGCATGCTGATGCCCGATGGCTACTCCGTCGATCTCGACCAGTTCCACGGTCTCGATCAGGCCGGAGCCACCGGCATCAAGGACAAGGTCAACAACCATTACATGGAGATCTTCGGCGCCAGCATTGCCCTCGGTGTGATCTCCGGTGCAGCAGAAGCCAGCAACGCCAATCAGGGATACAACCAGTCGGGGTCGGAAGCGTACAAGGCCGGCATCGCTTCGAACCTCTCTCAGTCCGGAGCAAACGTTCTCGACCGCTTCATCAATATCCCGCCTACCATCACGATCCGTGAGGGCCACCGGATCAAGGTCTACATCACCCAGGACATGCTCCTGCCCGGATACGAAAACCACGACATGTCGGAGGTGTTCTGA
- a CDS encoding RrF2 family transcriptional regulator, which translates to MLRLTKKADYGLMALKYLAEQTDGSAQSAKDIAEAYHIPQQLLAKILQTLAKAGLLVSHAGTHGGYALAKPAKEISAFEVIRAIDGPLFITSCITIHGACDLTSTCTIKEPLRKVNDSIKELLSGIHISDLVESGESAPSRGVTVGGGLVTIAL; encoded by the coding sequence ATGCTAAGGCTGACCAAAAAAGCCGATTATGGCCTGATGGCCCTCAAGTATCTGGCCGAGCAGACAGATGGCTCCGCGCAGAGTGCTAAGGACATCGCCGAAGCCTACCACATCCCGCAGCAGCTGCTTGCCAAGATTCTGCAGACGCTCGCCAAGGCTGGGTTGCTGGTTTCGCATGCTGGAACGCATGGGGGTTACGCCCTCGCCAAGCCGGCGAAGGAGATTTCGGCCTTTGAGGTCATTCGCGCCATCGATGGGCCGCTTTTCATCACAAGCTGCATTACGATTCACGGAGCCTGCGACCTGACCAGCACCTGCACCATCAAAGAACCATTGCGCAAGGTGAATGACAGCATTAAGGAACTGTTGAGCGGAATTCATATCTCCGACCTGGTTGAATCCGGAGAGAGCGCGCCCTCGCGCGGGGTGACGGTGGGCGGCGGTCTGGTCACGATCGCCCTCTAG
- a CDS encoding helix-turn-helix domain-containing protein — MREEDNGQKKESTEFEPLLDSQQAADLMGVHPETVKRRARSGEIPGMKLGKVWRFRASGLETYIRNLMR; from the coding sequence ATGCGAGAAGAAGACAACGGACAGAAGAAGGAATCGACGGAGTTCGAACCGCTTTTGGATAGCCAGCAGGCAGCGGACCTAATGGGGGTGCATCCCGAGACAGTGAAGCGGAGGGCGCGGAGCGGAGAGATTCCGGGGATGAAGCTCGGCAAGGTATGGCGTTTTCGCGCCTCCGGGTTGGAGACATATATCCGCAATTTGATGCGGTAA
- a CDS encoding TrbC/VirB2 family protein gives MKIPISIRFSCFQRWKTHARRLAIPSLIFLAALPVYAQTGSDPWENAVNVLKTAFTGTIATGLSLVAIVVGGLMFAYGEGQSKKMLAGIVFGVGMAIGAVNFMAWLFP, from the coding sequence ATGAAGATCCCTATTTCAATTCGATTCTCCTGTTTTCAGCGATGGAAGACACATGCTCGGAGACTTGCAATTCCATCCCTAATCTTCCTCGCAGCCCTGCCGGTCTATGCCCAAACTGGCAGCGATCCGTGGGAGAACGCAGTGAATGTCCTCAAAACCGCCTTCACCGGCACGATCGCCACCGGCCTCTCGCTGGTCGCAATTGTCGTCGGTGGACTCATGTTCGCTTATGGCGAGGGGCAGTCGAAAAAGATGCTCGCTGGCATCGTCTTCGGGGTTGGCATGGCCATAGGCGCAGTCAACTTCATGGCCTGGCTCTTTCCGTAA
- a CDS encoding VirB4 family type IV secretion system protein, with amino-acid sequence MHKVEHITKDWKEAGSFAAQMNLYGFWDEHCFLTKSGDLGSVLRIGGIDYESLDHAGLDYAIKRLEAAFRSLDDRCRLYQILFKRNHPHIPHEEYENPLVRAAVEQRAAFLESKSDQLYSIEIFWVVMVDGSYQKTGLLHALSQLPKSPRASLRDLRALFSGNKERSLLYEQIERDRLRLQQKVNSLSGQLNDLMTVGLPGAEETFRILRRLVNLRPAKIDNAPLCNARRLDWQVCDSELEAHRGYLRLDDDYLRVLTLKELPSETRPLLLQGLFDIPANFHVVTEWHPVPNEKARKEIASRRRHYHNSKTSFVSNLQDRDNTGNQDNLVDDSKAAAVAELGNALTAMGMEGKSFGEFTLSVIIYDKDRIKVEHAVAEFQKLFTQHDGLLYEERYNLLNAFFATIPGNKQFNLRKQWALNANYADLSFLFTVDPGSRWNHQLDQEYLAVLESTHGTPYYLNLHWGDVPNAFILGAIGSGKSFTTNFIVQSAQKYNPLTFIFDLGASYQMLTQSFGGSYLNVGLKDPGFSINPFSLEPTYENQNFLYLFLRVLIEAGGRYELTPEDEKALFAGIERVYKLPREIRTLTNFASIVGPLGERLHRWLQSGQFGYLFDNVEDTLAFSRFQTFNFDGWDKYPDVLEPMLFYLLQRAASEIEKKQNIATFKLFVIDEAWIFFKRQIIHDWVIRAEKTWRKLNAAMILTTQSMIELVNNNLLQLVNESCPSRIFLANPGIDRKLYAEAFQLNDTDLELLESLVPKRDLLFKQPQYAKKLQLSVDPLSYWMATNTPRDNVRKQEYFARYGPEQGLLRLVQDFPNPLNR; translated from the coding sequence ATGCACAAGGTTGAGCACATTACGAAGGACTGGAAGGAAGCGGGCTCCTTCGCCGCACAGATGAACCTGTACGGCTTCTGGGACGAGCACTGCTTCCTCACCAAGTCAGGCGATCTTGGCAGCGTCCTCAGGATCGGTGGCATCGATTACGAGAGCCTCGATCATGCCGGGCTTGACTACGCGATCAAGCGCCTCGAAGCCGCTTTCCGCTCGCTCGATGATAGGTGCCGCCTCTATCAGATTCTGTTCAAGCGCAATCACCCGCACATCCCCCACGAGGAATATGAGAACCCGCTGGTGCGGGCAGCCGTGGAGCAGCGTGCAGCTTTCCTCGAGTCTAAGTCCGACCAACTCTACAGCATCGAGATCTTCTGGGTGGTCATGGTGGATGGGAGCTACCAGAAGACCGGCCTGCTCCATGCTCTGTCGCAGTTGCCGAAGAGCCCACGCGCGTCGCTGCGCGACCTACGCGCGTTGTTCTCCGGTAATAAAGAGCGCTCTCTGCTCTACGAGCAGATCGAGCGCGACCGCCTGCGGTTGCAGCAGAAGGTGAACAGTTTGAGTGGACAGCTAAACGACCTGATGACGGTCGGGCTGCCAGGGGCGGAGGAGACGTTTCGTATACTGCGCCGTCTCGTAAATCTCCGCCCCGCGAAGATCGATAACGCTCCGCTCTGCAATGCGCGTCGTCTCGATTGGCAGGTCTGCGATTCGGAGTTGGAGGCTCATCGCGGCTATCTGCGCCTCGATGACGACTACCTCCGCGTCCTCACCCTGAAAGAACTTCCCAGCGAAACGCGCCCCCTGCTGTTGCAGGGGTTGTTCGATATTCCTGCAAACTTCCATGTCGTTACCGAGTGGCATCCAGTCCCGAACGAAAAGGCGCGGAAGGAGATCGCATCCCGTCGCCGTCACTATCACAACTCGAAGACCAGCTTCGTCTCCAACCTTCAGGACCGGGACAATACCGGCAATCAGGACAACCTCGTCGATGATTCGAAAGCCGCTGCGGTTGCGGAATTGGGAAATGCGCTCACTGCAATGGGCATGGAAGGAAAATCCTTCGGTGAGTTCACGCTGTCGGTCATCATCTACGACAAAGACCGCATCAAGGTTGAACACGCAGTTGCCGAATTCCAGAAACTCTTCACGCAGCACGATGGGCTTCTTTATGAGGAACGCTACAACCTTCTCAATGCGTTCTTCGCGACGATTCCCGGTAACAAGCAGTTCAACCTTCGCAAGCAATGGGCTCTGAACGCGAACTATGCCGATCTTTCCTTTCTGTTCACGGTCGACCCAGGCTCCCGATGGAACCACCAGCTCGATCAGGAATACCTGGCTGTCCTTGAGTCCACACACGGAACGCCCTACTACCTGAACCTGCACTGGGGCGATGTGCCGAATGCCTTCATCCTTGGAGCGATCGGCAGCGGCAAGTCATTCACGACAAACTTCATCGTGCAGTCTGCGCAGAAATACAACCCGCTGACCTTCATCTTCGACCTCGGGGCCAGTTACCAGATGCTGACGCAGTCCTTCGGCGGGAGTTATCTCAACGTCGGGTTGAAGGACCCAGGCTTCAGTATCAATCCGTTCTCGTTGGAACCCACATATGAGAACCAGAACTTTCTCTATCTGTTTCTACGCGTGCTCATCGAGGCTGGCGGACGCTATGAGCTGACGCCAGAGGATGAGAAGGCACTCTTCGCCGGCATCGAGCGTGTGTACAAGCTGCCGCGTGAGATCCGGACGCTCACCAACTTTGCTTCTATCGTCGGACCGCTCGGTGAGCGTCTGCATCGCTGGCTGCAATCGGGTCAGTTCGGCTACCTGTTCGACAACGTGGAGGATACGCTCGCTTTCTCCCGTTTCCAGACCTTTAACTTCGATGGCTGGGACAAATACCCGGACGTGCTGGAGCCGATGCTGTTCTATCTGTTGCAGCGCGCGGCGTCAGAGATCGAGAAGAAGCAGAACATCGCTACCTTCAAGCTCTTCGTCATCGACGAGGCATGGATCTTCTTCAAGCGGCAGATCATCCACGACTGGGTTATACGAGCCGAGAAGACGTGGCGGAAGCTGAACGCCGCCATGATCCTGACCACGCAATCGATGATCGAGCTGGTCAACAACAACCTGCTGCAACTGGTGAACGAGTCGTGCCCCAGCCGTATCTTCCTTGCAAATCCGGGCATCGACCGCAAGCTCTATGCCGAAGCCTTCCAGTTGAACGACACAGATCTCGAACTGCTCGAATCGCTCGTCCCCAAACGCGACTTGTTATTCAAGCAGCCGCAGTATGCGAAGAAGCTTCAGCTTTCGGTTGACCCGCTGAGCTACTGGATGGCGACCAATACGCCCCGCGACAACGTGCGCAAGCAGGAATACTTCGCCCGATATGGGCCGGAGCAGGGGCTTCTGCGTCTGGTCCAGGACTTTCCCAACCCACTCAACCGCTAA